The Niallia alba genome includes a window with the following:
- a CDS encoding DUF58 domain-containing protein, whose product MKDYHQLLARMNRRSLQVSTKGAGMQNGRRKSHIHGTSLDFADYKVYHPGDDIRQIDWNVYGRTNKPYIKRFQDEKEISVSIFLDATSSMKQVPVKWELARELAASLAYITLSHEDRLSFAAVSTDFSFHRKGSVHNKRTFYEIVGVRNDTQDESFTQSLANSLTAPTQLVILITDGLEPLTLFEESFKRLKYRNQQIWLIQLLSETEINPPFSGDIQLVDSENGKMVDVSLNPSIKTLYKNRLDDHNDNLEILCATYGIHYCRISDKLDIQTIILRELAFAGLIQ is encoded by the coding sequence ATGAAGGATTATCATCAATTATTGGCTCGAATGAATCGAAGAAGCTTGCAAGTTTCTACAAAAGGAGCAGGGATGCAAAACGGCAGAAGAAAATCCCATATTCATGGAACCTCTTTGGATTTTGCTGACTATAAAGTCTATCATCCTGGCGATGATATCCGGCAAATCGATTGGAATGTATATGGTCGTACAAATAAGCCCTATATTAAAAGATTTCAAGATGAAAAAGAGATTTCAGTTAGTATATTTCTAGATGCTACTTCTTCCATGAAACAGGTTCCTGTGAAATGGGAGTTAGCGCGAGAATTAGCTGCAAGCTTAGCCTATATTACGCTATCTCATGAAGATCGTCTAAGCTTTGCTGCCGTTTCTACAGATTTTTCCTTTCACCGTAAAGGATCAGTTCATAATAAACGGACCTTTTATGAAATTGTCGGTGTAAGGAACGATACCCAGGATGAAAGCTTTACTCAATCATTAGCAAACTCCTTAACAGCGCCAACGCAACTGGTTATTTTGATTACAGATGGTTTAGAACCGTTAACGTTATTTGAAGAAAGTTTTAAACGATTAAAATATCGTAATCAGCAAATATGGCTGATTCAATTATTAAGTGAAACAGAGATAAATCCTCCCTTTTCGGGAGATATCCAGCTAGTGGATAGTGAAAATGGAAAAATGGTTGATGTAAGCTTGAATCCTTCGATTAAAACGCTATATAAAAATAGGCTAGATGATCATAATGATAATCTTGAAATTCTTTGTGCCACATATGGAATCCACTATTGCCGAATAAGCGATAAACTAGATATACAAACGATTATTTTGCGTGAACTAGCGTTTGCTGGATTGATTCAATAA
- a CDS encoding AAA family ATPase gives MKKELMEQDFIQAEALLKKVKDEIGKFIVGQEKITDEVLWSMLAGGHVLLEGLPGLGKTMMIRTISEVMDLSFARIQFTPDLMPADITGTMVLQPDESGKQQFHFHEGPLFNHIVLADEINRATPKTQSALLEAMGEKTVTIMGETKKLEAPFFVLATQNPLDMEGTYPLPEAQLDRFICKLHVTYPSKEELKAIIRRTTGTETTLLTRVASVEDIIYLQSLVKQILLADDILEVAVNIVSATHPSSEDATELGNKYIQAGSGPRGLQSLVSMAKARALASGRYHVSIADLRHAALPVFRHRILLNFEGEIAGITPDQIIDDILDQTLRVEAGKGR, from the coding sequence ATGAAAAAAGAATTAATGGAACAGGATTTTATCCAAGCAGAAGCATTACTTAAAAAGGTGAAAGATGAAATTGGAAAATTTATTGTCGGCCAAGAAAAAATTACCGATGAGGTTCTTTGGAGTATGTTGGCAGGGGGGCATGTGCTTTTAGAAGGGTTGCCAGGTCTTGGGAAGACAATGATGATTCGAACAATTTCCGAAGTAATGGATTTATCCTTTGCTAGAATTCAGTTTACACCAGATCTAATGCCAGCAGATATTACGGGTACGATGGTGCTGCAGCCTGATGAAAGCGGGAAACAGCAGTTTCATTTTCATGAGGGACCTTTATTCAATCATATTGTCCTTGCCGATGAAATAAACCGGGCGACTCCGAAAACGCAAAGTGCGTTATTAGAAGCAATGGGAGAAAAAACCGTCACAATTATGGGAGAAACGAAAAAATTAGAAGCGCCGTTTTTTGTACTAGCTACACAAAATCCTCTTGATATGGAAGGAACTTATCCATTGCCAGAAGCGCAGCTCGATCGTTTCATCTGTAAATTACATGTCACGTATCCATCGAAAGAGGAATTAAAAGCAATTATTAGAAGGACAACAGGAACGGAAACAACTTTATTAACACGTGTAGCATCTGTCGAAGATATTATTTACTTACAAAGTCTTGTCAAACAAATTCTTTTAGCTGACGATATTTTAGAGGTTGCAGTTAACATTGTTTCGGCGACTCATCCTAGTTCAGAGGATGCAACAGAATTAGGAAATAAATATATTCAGGCAGGCAGCGGACCTAGGGGTTTGCAGTCATTAGTATCAATGGCCAAGGCAAGAGCGTTAGCTTCTGGTAGATATCATGTTTCTATAGCGGATTTACGACATGCTGCTCTTCCTGTGTTCAGACATCGAATTTTACTTAATTTTGAAGGAGAAATAGCAGGAATAACGCCAGATCAAATTATTGACGATATTTTAGATCAAACGTTGCGGGTTGAAGCAGGGAAAGGACGATGA